One region of Aminivibrio pyruvatiphilus genomic DNA includes:
- a CDS encoding branched-chain amino acid ABC transporter permease: protein MATLIQQIINGLSLGSVYALIAVGYSLVYSILLFSNFAHGGFLVIGGYICYGTLRTFGTGIWMSGALALAGAGLAAVLTERLAYRPIRERTNVTLYLLIASMGMSIVIENIFVIVAGGRFRALPPVIPTAPVNLMGMATTSAFDLLSLVSAVVFLGALQLFLSKTRWGLAIRAAAYDLRTAGLMGVNVNLLISIVFFVAGALAAVGGIFLSVRYTLYPQLGAITIKAFVAAVIGGLGSLPGAVVGSLILGLAEMLTAGFISSQMRDLVVFSMLVVTLLVKPTGLFGKSVSEKV from the coding sequence TTGGCGACGCTGATCCAGCAGATCATCAACGGCCTTTCCCTGGGGTCGGTCTACGCACTTATCGCCGTTGGCTATTCTCTCGTGTATTCCATCCTTTTATTTTCCAATTTCGCTCACGGCGGTTTTCTCGTTATCGGAGGCTACATATGCTACGGCACGCTTCGTACCTTCGGAACGGGGATCTGGATGTCCGGGGCCCTGGCCCTCGCGGGGGCAGGGCTTGCCGCAGTCCTCACCGAGCGGCTTGCCTACCGTCCCATCCGTGAACGGACCAATGTCACGCTGTACCTTCTCATTGCCTCCATGGGCATGAGCATCGTCATCGAAAACATTTTCGTCATTGTGGCGGGAGGCCGCTTCCGGGCCCTTCCTCCCGTCATTCCCACGGCTCCGGTCAATCTCATGGGAATGGCGACCACAAGCGCTTTCGACCTCCTTTCTCTCGTGTCCGCGGTGGTTTTCCTCGGCGCACTGCAGCTTTTTCTCTCGAAAACCAGGTGGGGCCTCGCCATACGGGCGGCGGCCTATGACCTGCGGACCGCCGGCCTCATGGGAGTGAACGTGAACCTGCTGATCTCCATCGTCTTTTTCGTCGCCGGAGCCCTTGCGGCTGTCGGGGGCATTTTCCTTTCCGTGCGCTATACCCTGTATCCCCAGCTCGGGGCCATCACCATCAAGGCTTTTGTCGCCGCGGTGATCGGCGGCCTCGGCTCCCTGCCCGGAGCGGTGGTGGGCAGCCTGATCCTGGGACTTGCGGAGATGCTGACCGCCGGGTTCATCTCGAGCCAGATGAGGGACCTGGTTGTGTTTTCCATGCTGGTGGTTACCCTGCTCGTCAAGCCCACAGGGCTTTTCGGGAAGAGCGTCAGCGAGAAAGTGTAG
- a CDS encoding branched-chain amino acid ABC transporter permease produces MSGYTEGILILLCINAIAAMGVSLLTGFTGIFSLGHAAYMALGAYTTAILTVQHDIHWLPAILLGGVVAVAVAYFIGVPTLKLMGDYYAIASIGLGEAIRLILENWQSVTRGARGYPGIDPYTTLPVALAFFVVLAVFMFNLINSRFGRACKACRDDHIASSLLGFHTARIRVLSLMISAFYCGVAGALLGGFLSFIQPVMFDMLKSTELTAVVVFGGLGSMSGSLLGTAVITLVTELFRPISQYRMLIYGAVLVIIMVLRPEGIMGNREFLSWVKAPFRRRA; encoded by the coding sequence ATGTCCGGATATACTGAAGGTATTCTCATCCTCCTCTGCATCAACGCCATCGCCGCCATGGGCGTTTCCCTCCTGACCGGCTTCACGGGGATATTCTCCCTCGGCCACGCGGCCTACATGGCCCTCGGAGCCTACACAACCGCCATCCTGACGGTGCAGCACGACATCCACTGGCTTCCCGCCATCCTCCTGGGAGGGGTTGTGGCCGTGGCCGTCGCCTACTTCATAGGCGTTCCCACCCTGAAGCTCATGGGCGACTATTACGCCATCGCCTCCATCGGCCTCGGCGAAGCCATCCGCCTCATCCTGGAGAACTGGCAGTCTGTTACCAGAGGTGCCCGGGGATACCCCGGGATCGATCCCTACACCACCCTGCCCGTGGCCCTGGCCTTTTTCGTGGTGCTGGCGGTCTTCATGTTCAACCTTATCAACAGCCGTTTCGGCCGGGCCTGCAAGGCCTGCCGGGATGACCACATCGCTTCGTCCCTCCTGGGTTTCCACACGGCACGGATACGGGTGCTCAGTCTCATGATCTCCGCTTTCTACTGCGGAGTGGCCGGAGCCCTGCTCGGAGGATTCCTCTCCTTCATCCAGCCCGTCATGTTCGACATGCTCAAGTCCACGGAGCTCACCGCCGTGGTGGTCTTCGGCGGACTGGGGTCCATGAGCGGGTCGCTCCTGGGAACAGCGGTGATCACCCTGGTGACGGAACTTTTCCGTCCCATTTCCCAGTACCGCATGCTGATATACGGAGCGGTCCTCGTCATTATCATGGTCCTTCGCCCCGAGGGAATCATGGGCAACCGTGAATTCCTCTCCTGGGTGAAGGCGCCCTTCCGGAGGCGTGCATGA